A region from the Sandaracinus amylolyticus genome encodes:
- a CDS encoding AAA family ATPase — protein MTHAGALEGLIGVARRTARARQQPASTAHVLLTILQNDPESQRVLSAHHVREQDLVSALKVADDEPGSALEVAIERAAALAARTHAAHVRPLHLLLAMLREPRSMAYRCLEHTGANTARVRESVEDALVATIAPIAPIAPSEPSRPARRVEAPRAEIVRADATSRADEDVRPARPRPAPIVPPVPRTRASVAPPSSSTARPANRRVGPRATTPPEAPRAIANEPAANTSPHELDRERFPILSAIGRNLTALAASGAIDPVFGREKEIDALLDVLGRRRANNPLLIGPPGVGKTAIVEGLALAMARPGAPLPGLEGKVLIEISAGSLVSGTGVRGALADKLRKLREEVAKSEGRVLLFLDEIHAIAGGEGPDDLASELKSALARGELPCIGATTDAEHKKHLERDPALARRFTRIDVDAPDPEAAIRILRDLAPRYEIHHAVAYDPAAIRAAVELSVRFLPERHLPDKALGALDLAAARVRRAGGSIVDVEAVAKVIADEAHVPLERLLVRDADRLLALESHLASRVVGQRGPLARVADALRKGAAGFRGRRPLGTFLLLGPTGVGKTETAKAIAELMFGSGGMSRFDMSEYGEPHSVARLFGAPPGYVGHDEGGQLTESVRRRPYQLVLLDEIEKAHPDVLLALLPLLDEGRLTDGRGRTFDFTNTVIVMTSNLGASESASSAPRAIGFGGGEARTTSSAADRAMGAARRAMPPELWNRIDEPLFFAPLGQDDVAEIAHRMLRGVIDVMRNEHAIELVIDESAIAALVAGGGFDPALGARPMRRTVGRLVEAPLASLVLSGGVRRGDRIVARGAGGLVRFDRVEPEDVAAE, from the coding sequence ATGACGCACGCGGGAGCGCTCGAAGGACTCATCGGCGTGGCGCGGCGCACGGCGCGCGCGCGACAGCAGCCGGCCAGCACGGCGCACGTGCTGCTCACGATCCTGCAGAACGATCCCGAGTCCCAGCGGGTGCTCTCGGCGCATCACGTCCGCGAGCAGGATCTCGTGTCGGCGCTGAAGGTCGCGGACGACGAGCCGGGGAGCGCGCTCGAGGTCGCGATCGAGCGCGCGGCGGCGCTCGCGGCGCGCACCCATGCGGCGCACGTGCGTCCGCTGCACCTCCTTCTCGCGATGCTTCGCGAGCCGCGCTCGATGGCGTATCGATGCCTCGAGCACACGGGCGCGAACACCGCGCGGGTGCGCGAGAGCGTCGAGGACGCGCTCGTCGCGACGATCGCTCCGATCGCTCCGATCGCGCCGAGCGAGCCCTCGCGCCCGGCGCGCCGCGTCGAAGCGCCGCGCGCCGAGATCGTGCGTGCCGATGCGACGAGCCGTGCCGACGAGGACGTGCGTCCGGCGCGACCGCGCCCGGCGCCGATCGTTCCGCCGGTGCCGCGCACGCGCGCGTCGGTCGCGCCTCCCTCGAGCAGCACGGCACGGCCCGCCAACCGACGTGTCGGGCCGCGCGCGACCACGCCGCCCGAGGCGCCGCGCGCGATCGCGAACGAGCCCGCCGCGAACACCTCGCCGCACGAGCTCGATCGGGAGCGCTTCCCGATCCTCTCGGCGATCGGTCGCAACCTCACAGCCCTCGCCGCGTCCGGCGCGATCGATCCGGTCTTCGGTCGCGAGAAGGAGATCGACGCACTGCTCGACGTGCTCGGGCGTCGTCGCGCGAACAACCCGCTGCTCATCGGGCCGCCGGGTGTGGGCAAGACGGCGATCGTGGAGGGGCTCGCGCTCGCCATGGCGAGGCCGGGCGCGCCGCTGCCGGGCCTCGAGGGCAAGGTGCTGATCGAGATCAGCGCGGGGTCGCTGGTCTCGGGCACCGGCGTGCGCGGCGCGCTCGCCGACAAGCTGCGCAAGCTGCGCGAAGAGGTCGCGAAGAGCGAAGGGCGCGTCCTGCTCTTCCTCGACGAGATCCACGCGATCGCCGGCGGCGAAGGTCCCGACGATCTCGCGAGCGAGCTGAAGAGCGCGCTCGCGCGCGGCGAGCTGCCTTGCATCGGCGCGACCACCGACGCCGAGCACAAGAAGCACCTCGAGCGCGACCCCGCGCTCGCGCGTCGCTTCACGCGCATCGACGTCGACGCGCCCGATCCCGAGGCCGCGATCCGCATCCTGCGCGACCTCGCGCCGCGCTACGAGATCCACCACGCGGTCGCGTACGACCCCGCGGCGATCCGCGCGGCGGTCGAGCTCTCGGTGCGCTTCCTCCCCGAGCGACACCTGCCGGACAAGGCGCTCGGCGCGCTCGATCTCGCGGCGGCGCGCGTGCGCCGTGCCGGTGGGTCGATCGTCGACGTCGAGGCGGTCGCGAAGGTGATCGCGGACGAGGCGCACGTGCCGCTCGAGCGCTTGCTGGTGCGCGATGCGGATCGACTGCTCGCGCTCGAGTCGCACCTCGCGTCGCGCGTCGTCGGTCAGCGCGGGCCGCTCGCGCGTGTCGCGGACGCGCTGCGCAAGGGCGCCGCGGGGTTCCGCGGTCGGCGTCCGCTCGGCACGTTCCTGCTGCTCGGCCCGACCGGCGTCGGCAAGACCGAGACCGCGAAGGCGATCGCGGAGCTGATGTTCGGGTCCGGCGGGATGTCGCGCTTCGACATGAGCGAGTACGGCGAGCCGCACAGCGTCGCGCGTCTCTTCGGCGCGCCGCCGGGCTACGTCGGGCACGACGAGGGAGGACAGCTCACGGAGAGCGTGCGCCGTCGTCCGTACCAGCTCGTGCTGCTCGACGAGATCGAGAAGGCGCACCCGGACGTGCTGCTCGCGCTGCTGCCGCTGCTCGACGAAGGACGTCTCACCGACGGACGCGGGCGCACCTTCGACTTCACGAACACCGTGATCGTGATGACGTCGAACCTCGGCGCGTCGGAGAGCGCGAGCAGCGCGCCGCGCGCGATCGGGTTCGGCGGTGGCGAGGCGAGGACCACCTCGAGCGCGGCGGATCGCGCGATGGGCGCCGCGCGTCGCGCGATGCCGCCCGAGCTGTGGAACCGCATCGACGAGCCGCTCTTCTTCGCGCCGCTCGGGCAGGACGACGTCGCGGAGATCGCGCACCGCATGCTGCGCGGCGTGATCGACGTCATGCGCAACGAGCACGCGATCGAGCTCGTGATCGACGAGAGCGCGATCGCTGCGCTGGTCGCGGGTGGCGGCTTCGACCCCGCGCTCGGTGCGCGTCCGATGCGGCGCACGGTGGGACGCCTCGTGGAAGCGCCGCTCGCGTCGCTGGTGCTCTCGGGCGGCGTGCGGCGCGGGGATCGCATCGTGGCGCGCGGCGCGGGCGGGCTGGTGCGCTTCGATCGCGTCGAGCCCGAGGACGTCGCCGCCGAGTGA